A single genomic interval of Desulfatiglans sp. harbors:
- the rpoN gene encoding RNA polymerase factor sigma-54, translated as MALQLKQSLSLSQQLIMTPQLQQAIKLLQLSRLELLETITQEMETNPLLDEQSPLDTEGDNIEIVEDAISSPEEQPAKEVTIDENATNDTVDWETYISEYNTGWADTPYQGKEAPAFENMNQEKTSLNSHLMWQLSMSHMDEKQREIAIQIIGNIDEDGYLQISMEELCEATGGTEEEVACTLRAIQNFDPVGVGARDTRECLLIQARFQNLTGTIVEKIIMDHMDNLENKRYDKIAKGLSISMPEVLKAVEIITNLEPKPGRLYSEEDTIYISPDIYVFKVGDDYEIVLNEDGLPKLKINSYYKEILNHDNGASPGNDKTKEYILDKMKSAAWLIKSIHQRQRTIYKVTESIVQFQRKFFDYGVTHLKPLVLRDVAEHIQMHESTISRVTTNKYVHTPQGVFELKYFFNSAINSMEGDSIASESVKEHIRNIIKSENKGTPYSDQEVADMLKNHNIDVARRTVAKYRETLGILPSRKRRELF; from the coding sequence ATGGCGCTTCAACTTAAACAATCTCTAAGCCTCTCCCAGCAGCTCATAATGACCCCGCAGCTGCAGCAGGCTATTAAACTTTTGCAGCTCTCAAGGCTTGAACTGCTTGAAACCATTACACAGGAAATGGAAACAAACCCCCTTCTGGACGAACAGTCCCCATTGGATACAGAAGGCGATAATATTGAGATCGTTGAAGATGCTATCTCTTCACCTGAAGAACAGCCGGCAAAAGAGGTCACCATAGATGAAAATGCCACAAACGATACTGTAGACTGGGAGACATATATCTCAGAATACAACACCGGTTGGGCAGATACACCATATCAGGGCAAGGAGGCCCCTGCCTTTGAAAATATGAACCAGGAGAAGACAAGCCTCAACTCTCACCTGATGTGGCAGCTTTCCATGAGTCATATGGATGAAAAACAGAGAGAAATAGCCATCCAGATTATCGGGAATATAGATGAGGATGGCTATCTTCAGATATCCATGGAGGAACTTTGCGAGGCAACCGGGGGCACTGAAGAGGAGGTGGCTTGTACCCTCCGGGCAATACAGAATTTTGATCCAGTCGGGGTAGGTGCAAGGGACACAAGGGAATGCCTCCTTATCCAGGCCAGGTTCCAGAATCTAACGGGAACGATTGTCGAAAAGATAATCATGGATCACATGGATAACCTGGAAAACAAAAGGTACGACAAGATAGCTAAGGGGCTTTCCATAAGCATGCCTGAGGTGCTTAAGGCGGTTGAAATCATTACCAATCTTGAACCCAAGCCCGGCAGGCTTTACAGTGAAGAGGATACAATATATATAAGCCCGGATATCTATGTATTCAAGGTGGGGGATGATTACGAGATTGTACTGAATGAAGATGGTCTTCCTAAACTAAAAATAAACAGCTATTATAAAGAAATACTTAATCATGACAATGGGGCTTCTCCCGGCAATGACAAGACAAAGGAGTATATCCTTGACAAGATGAAGTCGGCTGCGTGGCTGATAAAAAGCATTCATCAAAGACAGAGAACCATTTATAAGGTAACAGAGAGCATAGTCCAGTTTCAGAGGAAATTTTTTGATTACGGGGTTACCCACCTTAAACCACTTGTTTTGAGGGATGTTGCCGAGCATATACAGATGCATGAATCTACAATAAGCAGGGTGACCACAAATAAATATGTCCACACCCCCCAGGGGGTATTTGAACTTAAATACTTTTTTAACAGCGCTATCAACAGCATGGAAGGTGATTCCATTGCCTCTGAAAGCGTTAAGGAACACATCAGAAACATTATAAAGTCTGAAAATAAAGGTACTCCATACAGTGACCAGGAGGTTGCTGATATGTTAAAAAATCATAACATTGATGTTGCCCGCAGGACAGTAGCAAAATACAGGGAGACCCTTGGAATTTTGCCCTCTAGAAAAAGACGGGAACTTTTTTAG
- the lptB gene encoding LPS export ABC transporter ATP-binding protein, with the protein MSIPVEKLEARDVAKIYKGKRVVDKINISIERGSIVGLLGPNGAGKTTSFYMMIGRVRPDEGRILLDGNDITDDPMYMRARKGISYLPQEPSVFRKLTVYENILAVVEGNNYSSTEIKERVNRFLDELDIKHLAGQKASSLSGGERRRLEISRALVSEPRFMLLDEPFAGIDPLIINDIKQIIRRLKEKGIGIIITDHNVRETLDVCDAAYLVKQGNIVEYGSPADILNSKVARDVYLGEDFNM; encoded by the coding sequence TTGTCCATACCGGTTGAAAAACTAGAGGCAAGGGATGTTGCCAAGATATATAAGGGTAAAAGGGTAGTTGATAAAATCAATATCAGCATAGAAAGGGGTAGTATTGTCGGGCTCCTGGGTCCGAATGGGGCAGGAAAGACAACCTCCTTTTACATGATGATAGGCCGTGTAAGGCCGGATGAGGGACGCATCCTGCTCGACGGCAATGATATAACAGATGATCCCATGTATATGCGGGCAAGGAAGGGGATAAGCTATCTGCCACAGGAACCATCTGTTTTCAGAAAACTGACTGTTTATGAGAATATACTTGCGGTTGTAGAAGGAAACAATTATTCTTCAACCGAAATCAAAGAGAGGGTGAACAGGTTTCTTGATGAGCTGGATATAAAACACCTGGCAGGTCAGAAGGCCTCATCCCTTTCCGGCGGAGAAAGAAGAAGGCTTGAGATATCAAGGGCGCTTGTATCGGAACCCAGGTTTATGCTGCTGGATGAGCCCTTTGCCGGGATAGACCCGCTGATCATTAATGATATAAAACAGATAATAAGGCGGCTAAAGGAAAAGGGCATAGGGATTATTATTACTGATCACAATGTAAGAGAGACCCTTGATGTATGTGATGCCGCTTATCTGGTCAAGCAGGGGAATATAGTTGAATACGGTTCACCCGCAGATATACTGAACAGCAAGGTTGCAAGGGATGTATACCTGGGTGAAGACTTTAATATGTAA